TGCCGATAAAGTCAGCCGCCACGACCATGAGCATCCCGATTGTTCCCGACAAGGGAAGAACATACCTGTGCTGGATTCCCGTCAGACGCTTCGCAATATGCGGTGCCATCAAGCCGACGAATCCGATGCCTCCGGAAACCGAGACACACGCGCTCACGATGCCAATACTCGACAGCAGGAGAGTATTGCGCTCCTTTTCCACAGACACACCCAGATTCTTGACGGACTCCTCGCTCAGTTGAAGCAAATCGAGAATATGCACCTTGCGCATCAAAACAGGAATGAGTATGACTAGCCATGGGAGCATCCCAGCAATATGCGTCCAGTTGGCACTCCAAATACTTCCCGAGAGCCATACAGTTGCCATTTCAAAATCATTGGGATTCATTTTTAACGAGAGATACAGTGACACGGCACCCAATCCGGAGCCAATCGCGATCCCCACCAGAATCAGTCGTTGTGGGTCAAGCGCTCCGTTACGCCAGGCAAATAAATAAATCAGTCCAGCCGCAAGCAATCCGCCTGTCAAACCGAACAAAGGCATGGCCATGATGGAATACCAGCTCGCATCCATAAATTGTCCACCGAAGAAAAACATAAAGGCGACGATAGCGGCTCCTGCCCCAGCATTAATGCCCAGAATCCCCGGATCAGCCAGCCCGTTACGGGTGATCCCCTGAATGACGGTACCAGCGACCCCCAGACCAAAGCCGACCAACGCCGCAATAACAATCCGAGGCAGGCGAAAATCGAAAATAACCAAATCGTATTCCGCTACAGGATCAATTCGCAATAACGTACGGATGACATCCATCACCGTCATGTCAAATACACCGTTGGTCAAACTCATATAAATCGCCAGCAAAATTAAGGCGCTGTTGACGAATAACAGCAAACGAAATCTACCTTTTTGATTAGGCATGCTTTCCTCCTCCTCTCTTGTAAATCAAATAGAGGAAGAACGGAACGCCAATAAAAGCCGTTACCACGCCGATTGGGGTCTCAAACGGACTATTCATAAATCGGCTGAGAACGTCAGACAAGGCAAGGAAAATACCGCCCAGTAATCCTGCACATGGAATGATCCATCGATAATCGAGACCTACCAAAAAGCGGGTAATATGCGGAATAATCAGCCCGACAAAGGCGATTTTTCCTGCCATCGCTACGGAAATGCCTGTCAGAATGACAACAGCGGTCGTTGCCAGCACTTTGACCATCACCGTTCTCTGTCCGAGACCTCGAGATACTTCGTCTCCCAAGGACAAGATCGTAATCGATTTGGACAAAAGAAGTGCGAGGACAATACCGACGATGGCAAAAGGAACCGCCAGCTTCACCAACCCAGGCTCCAAGAGATGTAGCCTTGCATTGTACCAGAAGCTGACATTTTGTGAGACTTGAAAATAAGTAGAAATCGCGGCTGAAATACTGCTTAGAAAGGTACCCGTAATCGTACCGATGACCGCCATCCCTACTGGCGTCAAACCGTTCGGCAACAATCGGGAAAAAGCGAGAACCATCGCGACCGCAAGTGCTGAACCGATCAAGGACATGGTAATCATCGTGACACTCGTAGCGGATGGAATGAAAACCATGCACAGCGTAACAGCAAAAACCGAACCATCAGAAACGCCCATAATAGAGGGGGACGCGAGGTAATTCCTCGTCATCCCCTGCATCAACGCTCCTGATATCGCTAAGAATGCTCCGATCATGAGTGCGCCCAAGACTCTCGGCAAGCGAGAGTGCATGACAATTTGATGATCGACATTCCCTTCATCAAAGGCAAAGAAAGCTTGATAAATCGTCCCCGCATCAATCGGCTTCGCCCCGTAATGAATGGAGAGCAAGATTGTAAGCAGGATCACCACTGGCGAAACGGCTAGTATGATCATAGAAGTTGCTTTTTTGGATTGCATAGCTTACCCTCGCCCACTTTTACTTGGCAGACAATTTTTCTACAGCCGCCTTCAGGAATTGTGTTTTACTCCAAGCAGTTCCGCCTTGTGCGAGAGGATCAACCACGTTTACGTAAACATTGCCGTTTTTCACTGCATTCACGCTCTTCCAAATCGGGTTGTTCTGCAAATCTTCCAATGCGTTTGGCTTGTCTTTATTCTCGTCTGGAGAGAATTGAATGAACAGGTAGTCCGGGTTGATCTGGCTGAACTTCTCCATGGAGATAATTTCTTGTGCCTTCGCTGCTTTTACTTCTTCAGGTGCAGTCAAACCAAGGTCTGCGTACAGAGCTGGGTTGAAGAACACCTTCTCTGGATAGATGTTGATATTTCCTTGGCGCAGACGAATCACGAGTACTTTTTTATCCTTCAAGCTCTCGCCCCATTTTGCTTTGGTTGCTTCTGCCTCTGCTTTGTACGCTTGGAGCGCTTTTTCGGCTTCCGCTTGTTTCCCAGTCAGCTCACCCAGCAACTGCAGATTCGCTTCCCAGTTGGTCGAAATGTGGGACACAGGGAAGGTAGGCGCAATTTTGTTCAATTTCTCAGCCATCTCGGGCGGGAATTTACTGCTTCCCAGAATGACATCAGGCTTCAAGGACAGGATGGTTTCCAGGTTCGGTTGGATTTTTTCCCCGATGGATGTGGCTTCGCCCGTAATCGGTGCAAACATCTCCGGGAATTTACCGCCTACAGAAATCGCTCCTACAGGTTTCACGTTCAGTACCAGCGAATCTTCCATGGACTCCATGCTGCCTACAATGGCGATCCGCTCTGTTTTGCTAGGGACGGTGTATTCTTTATCCAAATATTTAATCGTGCGTGTCTCTGCTTTATTGGCATCATCGGCTGGCTTTTCTGCTGTAGCTGTTGTCGCAGGTGCTGCCGTAGGTGCAGTTGTGTTATTCGCTGCTTCTTTTCCTCCACCGCACGCTGTCAGAGCTAATGTCAGCGCTGCAATACTCAAGCCTAGGTATATCTTTTTCATTCTTGAAAGACCCCTCTCAGAAATGTAAGGTTTCACTCTATATGAGTGATAACGATTATCATTCGTGATTATAATGCATCCACTCATGCCCGACCATGGACGAAATCCAGAATCAACATGGACGATCTCCTGAAAGCAATCTCACACTCTCTTCCACGATCCGTTCATGAGCCGTTGCCGAGTATTCCCGCCAGGGGTCGGACGTAATGACATGCGCCCGATTGTTGCGGACTGCTTCGATCTCTTGCCATGGTCCCGATGCTTTCAAGGCTTGGAAGCATGCCAGCGTTTCAGCCTCTTGGCAAACCAACAGCAGCAAGCGATCTGGCGCGAGTGCAGCTAATTCCTGTACGGTCACAAGCTGGTCGTACTCGTTCTGTTCCGAGACAAAAGCAGGCTTGACTTGCAGATCCTGATAAAACACTTCATTCATACTGCGATTGCAGTGGACATAGAGCTGGTTTTTCAAAATCCGCACGATGAGCACCGTTTCATCGTCTAGAACATGTTGAAGCTTTGTCCGGGCCCTCTTCACCTTTTTCTCATACTCGCAAAGCCAATGATTGGCTTCCACGGACTCACCTAAAAAGTCTGCCATAAGCTGCAGTTGTTCTTTCCATCCCCGCTCTTCAAAGGGTACATACAAGGTGGGCGCTATCTCGTTCAGTTGCTTCTGTTCCTGCAAACTCGTCTCGTCCAAGCCAATGATCACGTCCGGCTTGGCTTCGCGAAGCATTTCGATGTTGGCTTTCCAATTCTGATTAATTCGAAACGCGCTCAGATGTATCGGGATATCGTTTCGATAGCTGTGATGATAGTAAGCCGTCCATTTCGGGTGCAGTGGCGCCGCGTAAGGAATCATTTTCAAAGCCAGCAAATGCCCGATGATGGTAGAGCCGTACGCCGCAATTTTTCGTTGGCGGCTTTTCATATAGAGAGTGGGTGAAACTCCGACAGCTTTCTTGAATTTTCGACTAAAGTAAAACTCGTCGTTGTAACCCACTTGATGAGCGATATCACGCAGCTTGGCATGCGACTGCACCATCATCTGCTTCGCTCGGCTGATGCGTAGCTCTGCCAAATAGTCCATAGCTGAGATGCCATACGTTTTTTTGAACAGATCGACGAAATATTTTGGACTCACATCTGCGATGCGAGCCAGCTGTTCAATCGTCACATTTTCTGAGTAATACTCTTCCATATGCGCGCGTGCCCGTTCCAGCGCCATTCCAGAATCTGTGGCCGAGAAGTGAGCATGCTTGACGATGTGGTACCATAGCTCTTGAAAAGTGTGTTGACCTCGAAAGCGCTCGAGCGCCGTCTCCTGCTTCCATAGATTCTGGATCAAATCACAATAGACAGGAAGCTGCCCTGCCGATTGGACAGAGATCTCTCCCCGAAAAGGAAACAGATGCTTTTCTCGAAGGGCTTGGAAGCGCCGCTGTCTGTCTCTCGTTTCCATAAAGACATCAAAACGAAGCATGTACATCTCCAAATGATCAGCCGAATCAGGGACGATGCCAAACGTAAGCATAGGAGGACATACGTAAATCGCGTCCTGCCGCAATTGGTACTCCTCGTCCTCCAGTCGCAGGCGCCCTCGTCCCCCGGTTACTACCAGCAAAATATGCGAATGAGTGAATTGTTGGCGTAGTCGGTCATGTCCTTGTGCTTTGAGCCATGTAATGTCACGCAGCTTAAAAATGGCTTCTGCCATGGTCTTCTCTGTGAATTGTTGAACCAAGGCTTGTGTTTCGTTCATGTTCTCACCTCTGCCCGATCCTCTATGTAAATATTGATAATCATTCTCATTATCATCAATAGAGAAAGTATATCAAAAGTGACGCTTGCTTCCTATCAGGAATATTTAATCGAATTGAACCGATAACTTTAACGTGGTATGGTACGTACCAATAGAAAGGGAACGACGGGAGGGAGTGTCCGTGGAATGTAAGGTTGTCGGATTGGAATTGGGAGCCGATGACTACATGACCAAACCGTTTGATCTGCGTGATTTAGTAGCGCGGGTCAAAGACTGAAACCATTCAACATTACGGAGTGAAAATGAAGATATGAAACGATATGTTCTACCTTTTGTCTCTAGCCTCGTCGCGATTACTTTTGTGACAGGGTGCATCTCTTCCTCTGATCAACTGACAGTAAAAGACCCTACCCCACCTGCAACGGAAAACACTGGGCAGCCTCCTGCTGATGCGACCAAAGGAGAAAAGCCTGCCGATGATTTGCTCAAGCAGTTCACCGTACTAGCTGCACAAGCCAAGGAAGCGAAAGAGCTAACTGCCTTTTTGGATCAGCACCTGGCGAAAACGGACACGAAAACTGCCGATCAACTATTTTGGGCACTTGAGCAGTATTATGAAAAACATTTGCCTACGATAAACGATAACTTCAAGACACTCCTCGCCCAGCCGGGAAATGCGGATAAGCTGTATGCCTTGCAATACCCTTACGATTTCAACAAGCTAGAAGGCGATGACAGCTTCAAGCAATGGCTCCTCAATCAAACAGAGGGCGGACTCGTCTTACAGGCAACGAATGACATGTCCTTCTACTGGCAAGTGGATTACAAAGCACTGCAAAAATATGCCTCTTCACTCGGTGAGGAAGGGAAGGACTACTTGTCCATTCAAGAAACAGAAACGGGCAAACCGTATTTGGAGGACGGCGGGTTGCAAATCACGCGGGCCGAGCTCGGACCCAGAATGGTTGAAGTCGAAGAGTATTTGGTCGACTACCGCAGCAGCCCACGTGCAGTGAAGCTCCGTACGCTCTATATCGACTATCTCAAAGCATACTTGTCTAATTACCGTTACGAGACAATAGACGAAGCAACCATGAAGCTGCTCCCGGCCGTCAAGAAAGAGTATCAGAACTTTGCCAAGAAATATGAGGCTACGAAAACGGGACAAATCGTGAAGGATTACTTGAGTGAGGTCGCTAAAGACAATGACGTGATCTTTGAACCCGGCAAGCCTGGTGAAGGCATCATCGGAGACGTAA
This genomic stretch from Brevibacillus sp. DP1.3A harbors:
- a CDS encoding iron ABC transporter permease, translating into MPNQKGRFRLLLFVNSALILLAIYMSLTNGVFDMTVMDVIRTLLRIDPVAEYDLVIFDFRLPRIVIAALVGFGLGVAGTVIQGITRNGLADPGILGINAGAGAAIVAFMFFFGGQFMDASWYSIMAMPLFGLTGGLLAAGLIYLFAWRNGALDPQRLILVGIAIGSGLGAVSLYLSLKMNPNDFEMATVWLSGSIWSANWTHIAGMLPWLVILIPVLMRKVHILDLLQLSEESVKNLGVSVEKERNTLLLSSIGIVSACVSVSGGIGFVGLMAPHIAKRLTGIQHRYVLPLSGTIGMLMVVAADFIGKTVFTPIELPVGIVISIIGVPYFFYLLSRRKK
- a CDS encoding iron ABC transporter permease; the protein is MQSKKATSMIILAVSPVVILLTILLSIHYGAKPIDAGTIYQAFFAFDEGNVDHQIVMHSRLPRVLGALMIGAFLAISGALMQGMTRNYLASPSIMGVSDGSVFAVTLCMVFIPSATSVTMITMSLIGSALAVAMVLAFSRLLPNGLTPVGMAVIGTITGTFLSSISAAISTYFQVSQNVSFWYNARLHLLEPGLVKLAVPFAIVGIVLALLLSKSITILSLGDEVSRGLGQRTVMVKVLATTAVVILTGISVAMAGKIAFVGLIIPHITRFLVGLDYRWIIPCAGLLGGIFLALSDVLSRFMNSPFETPIGVVTAFIGVPFFLYLIYKRGGGKHA
- a CDS encoding iron-hydroxamate ABC transporter substrate-binding protein, whose translation is MKKIYLGLSIAALTLALTACGGGKEAANNTTAPTAAPATTATAEKPADDANKAETRTIKYLDKEYTVPSKTERIAIVGSMESMEDSLVLNVKPVGAISVGGKFPEMFAPITGEATSIGEKIQPNLETILSLKPDVILGSSKFPPEMAEKLNKIAPTFPVSHISTNWEANLQLLGELTGKQAEAEKALQAYKAEAEATKAKWGESLKDKKVLVIRLRQGNINIYPEKVFFNPALYADLGLTAPEEVKAAKAQEIISMEKFSQINPDYLFIQFSPDENKDKPNALEDLQNNPIWKSVNAVKNGNVYVNVVDPLAQGGTAWSKTQFLKAAVEKLSAK
- a CDS encoding AraC family transcriptional regulator, with amino-acid sequence MNETQALVQQFTEKTMAEAIFKLRDITWLKAQGHDRLRQQFTHSHILLVVTGGRGRLRLEDEEYQLRQDAIYVCPPMLTFGIVPDSADHLEMYMLRFDVFMETRDRQRRFQALREKHLFPFRGEISVQSAGQLPVYCDLIQNLWKQETALERFRGQHTFQELWYHIVKHAHFSATDSGMALERARAHMEEYYSENVTIEQLARIADVSPKYFVDLFKKTYGISAMDYLAELRISRAKQMMVQSHAKLRDIAHQVGYNDEFYFSRKFKKAVGVSPTLYMKSRQRKIAAYGSTIIGHLLALKMIPYAAPLHPKWTAYYHHSYRNDIPIHLSAFRINQNWKANIEMLREAKPDVIIGLDETSLQEQKQLNEIAPTLYVPFEERGWKEQLQLMADFLGESVEANHWLCEYEKKVKRARTKLQHVLDDETVLIVRILKNQLYVHCNRSMNEVFYQDLQVKPAFVSEQNEYDQLVTVQELAALAPDRLLLLVCQEAETLACFQALKASGPWQEIEAVRNNRAHVITSDPWREYSATAHERIVEESVRLLSGDRPC
- a CDS encoding ATP-binding protein; translated protein: MKRYVLPFVSSLVAITFVTGCISSSDQLTVKDPTPPATENTGQPPADATKGEKPADDLLKQFTVLAAQAKEAKELTAFLDQHLAKTDTKTADQLFWALEQYYEKHLPTINDNFKTLLAQPGNADKLYALQYPYDFNKLEGDDSFKQWLLNQTEGGLVLQATNDMSFYWQVDYKALQKYASSLGEEGKDYLSIQETETGKPYLEDGGLQITRAELGPRMVEVEEYLVDYRSSPRAVKLRTLYIDYLKAYLSNYRYETIDEATMKLLPAVKKEYQNFAKKYEATKTGQIVKDYLSEVAKDNDVIFEPGKPGEGIIGDVKPNISQFLNGLEVRIARTMNP